CCGAATTCCCATGGagagcagaggcaggcaggctccTGGCTCTGCCTTCAGCCAAGGGGTTGTGGTCCTGGCCCCGGACCCGGAATTCCCATGGagagcagaggcaggcaggctccTGGCTCTGCCTTCACATTTCTGTGATGGGCGTAACTGCCTCCTGCCCGTGGGAACCAGCTTGCTCCTGTTTGGAAGATGTAGGTAACTCACCGGCGGCCCCGCCTCACCTGcctttctggttgttttttccAGTCCTGGACTGCTCCTCCTGCTCTTCAGCAGCCTTCGAGCCGGTAAGTTCAGGGGGTGCTTTGCCATGGGTGTGAGCGCCCAGCTCAGAGATAGGCCGTCCGACTGTGTGGACTGCCGGCTACAGGGCGCTGGGAGCAGCCTCACCAGGCTCCTTCTTGCTTCTCAAGTGGCCCTTTGGAGAAAGGTGGGCCCTAAACCTAGGTTGCTGCACAGGATAGAAGCGTTTCCTTAAAGGGAAACACTTCTGCAAACTCCGGAGTTCTTTTTTGATTTCGTGTTCGTTGCGGGCAGAATGCAGTTCCTCTGAGCCAGGGCTTCCTGAGTCCCCTGGTCTCCGTGTCCCAGGCAGCAGCCCTGCTGAGCCCTAAGGGCCACCAGCCTCTGGAAGAGCCAGGAATAGGGACGAGGCACCGCAGCACAAACCCAAAACCTTGCCAGGCCTTCCAGCCCAGAGGGCTTTGGGGGCAGGGGACACACACAGATTTCCCTGCAggtgctgggcgcagtggctcactcctataatcccagcaccttgggaggccgaggcgggtggattgcctgaggtcaggagttcgagaccagcctggccaacatagtgaagccccatctctactaaaaatacaaaaaattagctgggcgtggtggcgggcacctgtaatcccagcaacttgggaggctgaggcaggagaattccttgaatccCAGAgtcaggggttgcagtgagccaaaatcgtgccattgcactccagcctgggcaacgagcaaaattccgtctcaaaaaaaaaagattttcccaCAGGCATTTACGCGGCTGCACAAACAGTAAAGCCACCCTGTGGCTGTTACATTTATGAGACCTTTCCTGATGCAAGAGTGAGCAGCATGATAACGTAATTGCTGAGAAATTGTTTTCCCTTAAATGCctgattttaaaagaactttttattttacattaatcaTAGACTCCCAAGAAGTAGTAAAAATAGTGCTGAGTAACACAAATAACACTGAGCAGCTGGGCCGCATCCAGCCGCTCCTCCCCATGGCAGCTTCTTACATAACAGGAGTGTGTCATCAAAGCCAAAGGCTGATACGGACCTCACCATGAAATGTCCGCGTTTTTCAAGTTTGACTGCATTCCTACATGTGCCTTGTTAATATAACTCTGAGCCACAGTTGGTGTTTGAGGCTTGAAACCCAAAGCCTGCCCTGTAGAGTAGCTTCATGGCCTGGGCATCAGCCTCAGAAAACAGATTTTACACCTGTTGGGTCATTGCAGATCCTCAGGAGAAGGAAGTCAGAGCGATGGTGGGCAGCGACGTGGAGCTCAGCTGCGCTTGCCCCGAAGGAAGCCATTTTGATTTAAATGACGTTTATGTATACTGGCAAACCAGTGAGTCGAAAACCGTGGTGACTTACCACATCCCGCAAAACAGCTCCTTGGACAACGTGGACAGCCACTACCGGAACCGGGCCCTGATGTCACCAGCCGGCATGCGGCAGGGCGACTTCTCCCTGCGCTTGTTCAACGTCACCCCCCAGGATGAGCAGAAGTTTCATTGCCTGGTGTTGAGCCAATCCCTGGGATTCCAGGAGGTGCTGAGCGTTGTGGTCACACTGCATGTGGCAGGTAGGACCGTCGAGGCGGAGAGAGCTGGGTCCATCCCAGCCTTGCGTCTTGGAAAAGTATTCCTGAAACCCCCTCCCTGGCTCCTTCACTGTTTCTTCCAGTGAAGAAAATTCTCCTCTGTGTTATCAGGCTTCTGTCTAACTTCGAGGGAAACTAAACAGCTGAAAAATCCTTAGTGCGTGACCTGCGGCTGCTTGGTTTCCCGGAAGAGTTCCTACCCTTGCTGTCTTTGCCtcttttgagttagtttttgtttttatttatttttttttaaatttatttatttatttattttttgagacggagtctcgctcttttgcccaggctggagtgcagtggccggatccgggctcactgcaagctccgcctcccgggtttacaccattctcctgcctcagcctcccgagtagctgggactacaggcgcccgccacctcgcccagctagattttgtattttttagtagagatggggtttcacagtgttaaccaggatggtctcgctctcctgacctcgtgatccgcccgcctcggcctcccaaagtgctgggattacaggcttgagccaccgcgcccggtcagcttttgtttttatttcatttatttatttatttatttatttatttatttatttatttatttagagacggagtctcgctctgtcacccaggctggagtgcagtggcgcgatctcggctcactgcaacctccgcctcctgggttcaagcaattctcctccacagcctcctgagtagctgggactacaggcgccaccaccacacccagctaatttttatatttttagtagagacagggtttcaccatgttggccaagctggtctcaaactcctggcctcgtgatctgcccacctcggcctcccaaagtgctggcattacagacatgaaccactgcgcctggccagttggtttgttttttgagacagggtctcactgttgcccaggctggagtgcagtagcacgatcatgctgcagctttgacttcctgagctcaagcaattctcctgcctcagcctcctgagtatctgggactacaggcacatgccacctcgcctggctaattttcgattttttgtagaaatggggtctcactatgttgcccaggctggtctcaaattcctggacacaagtgatcctcctgcctcaccctcctaaagtgctgggattacagacacgagccaccacgcccaaactagagttttaaaagtgaaatttgaaCGGAGTGCTATAAAGCACTAAATGAGAAcgaaatttaagagaaaaattagagGCAACCAAGGAGCTCTGGGCAGTTCATCAGGGAGAACAGCCGTGTCCATTTCAGATGGACTGTGAGCCCCTGCGTCAGCAGCGAGGAAGACCAGATGTAAACGAGGGGGTCCTGGCACAGCCAGCGGCCGTGGAGTAGGGGGTCTGTGGGTGCCAGTCACTGCCTGCCAGGGTCAGCGGTGCCTGGCTACTGGGACTGGCTTGGGGGATGACTCTTGGGCAGGACCGGGCCGAGCCTGCTGCTCAGACCACAGCCCTGGTCCTGGCCTGTCACCCATGTTGGGGCACAGTGGGCCGCCTCCCCTCTGACCCAGCCTTGGCACTGTGTACCCTCTGCTTCTTGACCAGCAGGGCCTGGCATTTCTCACGACCTGTTTCcctcccctgcagcaaacttcagcGTGCCTGTTGTCAGCACCCCCCACAGCCCCTCCCAGGATGAGCTCACCTTCACGTGTACATCCATCAACGGCTACCCCAGGCCCAACGTGTACTGGATCAACAAGACAGACAACAGCCTGCTGGACCAGGCTCTGCAGAATGACACTGTCTTCTTGAACACGCGGGGCTTGTACGACGTGGTCAGTGTGCTGAGGATCGCACGGACCCCCAGCGTGAACATTGGCTGCTGCATAGAGAACGTGCTTCTGAGGCAGAACCTGACTGTCGGCAGCCAAACAGGTAGGGTCCTGGTGCCTGCGTGCTGAGCTGAGCGCAGCCCAAGACAGTGGGGCCAGGGTGGCTTAGGAGAGCCTCTGAGGCAGGAGACAAAAAGTCCCTTCAACCCGGCTCAGCACCCGAAAGGTGGTTGGAAGGCAGAGGAGGCGGGAGGCACACGCCACACAGAACCACTGTGGTCTCCAGGAACAGGAATGGGCGCCGTGCCCGGTGCACATTCCTCCATTTTCTTCACCTGGAGTCAGTTTTGTTAaacctactttacagatgagggcTGAACTCTGAGGCTGGGGAACACTTCAGAAGCCGCAGGACTGGGCAGCCGCAGCCCAGGACGGAAGCCCACATCTGTGCAGCCCCACCCAAGCTCCCTGCCTCTTGGGCATGTGTCCCCTGAGAAGACTGAAGCCCCCAGACATGGGAATCCCACTGGGCATGACTGctggcccagcccctccctgtgGAAAGGgtgcccagcccctccctgtgGAAGGGGTGCCCTGTGGAAGGGGTTCCTCTGCGGGGACTCCTTCCTAGAGGCCACAGGCCCTCCCCATTTGTGTCCCCATCTCCTGTGTCAGGATGAGAGGcagaaggtggaggcaggagatgATCGAGGAGGGGTCCTGGGGCCCTGCTGGCTACAGGAAAGCGGCTGCCAGCAGGACTCACCATGTGGCCCCGCACAGAGCAAGAATGCAGGGCTCCTTGTTTTGGAAGCATTAAGAATTCCAGACAGTGACCACAAGCATTGCACCTCCTGCCGGCCTTTCTGAACTCAACCCCAGAAGCCTGCACAGGTGCACACCCTCGAACCCCAGCCTGGCCGCCAGGAACCCGGCAGAGCCGGACATTCTCCTTGAAATCAGGGCTCAGCCCTTGTGACTCAACATTCAGGGTCTGTGAGCTGCGTGCAGCAGGATGAGGGGCTGCTCCCAAAGCGGCCTCTGATCGCTGCCTTCCAGCCAGCACACTCCCCGCAGAACAGCCCAGGTGGCAGCAGAAGGTTCTCCCAGGGCCGTCGTCTCAACCCCGGCTACACGGTGGGGTCATCTGGGCAGCCTATGAAAACCCCCGTGCCCAGACGCATTGGACCTGAAGCTCTGGGCTGGCACCTGGCATCAGGACAGTGTCTAAAAGCTTCAGAGGTTCAAGGTTGAGCGCCGTCCAGGTGGTTTCTTCAGGTGTGTTTGGAGACGTGCCAGGCATTCAGAACACGCTCCCAGGGGATGCTGCTGCTTGTTTGCCAGTGCGGATGGCTCTCGGAGGGGCAAAGTCATTGCACACAGAGACCAGAGGCACTGGTGCCTTTGTGCATCACGGTGGGAAAGCAGAAAGGTGCAGCTGCCGTGGGGAACGGTGTGGCAGTTCCCCAAAAAGCTAAGCGTGGAGACAGTGTAGGACGCAGCAGTTCTCTCCTAGGGTTATCGCCAAGAGGATGCAAAACAGGGACTCACACAAATGCTTGTCCGTGAGTGTTCATGGCAGCCAGAAGGCAGGAACCACCCAAGTGTTCCTCGTGGGTGGACCGATGCACCAAAAGTGATCCATGCGTGCGGGGAGAATTAGCTTGAAAAAGCGAGGAAGCAGCTGTCCTGGTGCACACTGTGGAATGGAGAACCTCAAGGCCATTGTgcgagtgacagagccagacacctGAGGACAAGCCTGTGGGACTCTGTTCATGCAAAGTGTCCAGAATAGGGTGAGCCACCGACACAGAAAGCAAACTAGAGGCTTCCAGGGGCAGGAGgacagcaattctcctgcctcagcctcctgggtatctgggactacaggcacatgccacctcgcctggctgatGTTTGATTATTTGTAgcgatggggcctcactatgttgcccaggctggattcaaactcctggacacaagcaaggctcctgcctaagcctctcaaagtgctgggattacaggtgtgagccaccacacccaaactagagttttaaaagtgaaatttaggccgggcgcggtggctcacgcctgtaatcccagcactttgggaggccgaggcgggcggatcacgaggtcaggagattgagaccacggtgaaaccctgtctctactaaaaatacaaaaaactagccgggcgcggtggtgggcgcctgtagtcccagctactcgggaggctgaggcaggagaatggcgtgaacccgggaggtggagcttgcagtgagccaagatcgcgccactgcactccagccagggggacagagctagacttcctctcaaaaaaaaaaaaaaaaagtgaaatttggccaggcgcggtggctcaagcctgtaatcccagcactttgggaggccgagacgggcggatcacgaggtcaggagatcgagaccatcctggctaacatggtgaaaccccgtctctactaaaaaatacaaaatctagccgggcgaggtggcgggcgcctgtagtcccagctactcgggaggctgaggcaggagaatggcgtaaaccggggaggtggagcttgtagtgagctgagatccggccactgcactccagcctgggcaacagagcgagactccgtctcaaaaaaaaaaaaaaaaagtgaaattttaaggGAGTGCTATAAAgcactaaatgaaaaaaaaatttaagaggaaaaTTAGAGGCCCTGGCTGTTCTGGGACCCCCTCATTTGGATCTGGTCCTTCTTGCTGCTGGCACAGGGGCTCACGTGTCCGTGAAATGGACACTACCATTCTCGCCGATGAACTGCCCAGAAGGATAGCAGAGGACGGGAAAGAGGCAGCAGTGACTGCTCACGGACACGGTTTCCTTTCGAGGGTTACAGGTTCTGGAATTAGGTGGCAGTTATGATTGCACTGGCAccctgaattgttcactttaaaatggttcattttgggctgggcgcagtggctcacacttaatcccagcactttgggaggccgaggtgggtggaccatctgaggtcaggagtttgagaccagcctagacagcatggcaaaaccctgtctctaataaaaatacaaaaattagccagatgtggtggcgtgtgcctgtaatcccagctacccggggggctgaggcaggaaaatcgctggaacctgggaggcggaggctgcagtgagccaagactgcgccactgcacttcagactgggcgacacagcaagactctgtctaaaataaataaataaataaataaataaataaataaataaaaataaatttaaaaaagcttAAAGTGGctcattttggctgggcacggtggtgcacacctgtagttacagctacttaggaggctgaggcaagaggattacttgagccctgaGATCAAccagggcaatatagtgaaaactcatctctacaaaaaaaaaaaaaaaattagccaggcctggtggtgcacgcctgtagtcctagctacttgggaggccgaggtgggaggactgactgagcccaggaggtcgaggctgcagtgacttatgaatacaccactgcacttcagcctgggcaacagagcaagatcctgtctcaaaaactagataaataaaatgaaatggttaattttatgctatgtgaCTTTCaccttgattttttctttctttctttcttttttttttttttgagatggagtttcactcttatcgcccaggctggagtgcagtggcccaatctcagttcaccgcaacctccacctctcaggttcaagtgattcccctgcctcagcctccagagtagctgggactacaggcactcgccaccatgcctggctaattttgtatttttagtagagatggggtttctccatgtcggccaggcgtgtctcaaactcctgacctcaggtgatcagcctgccttggcttcccaaagtgctgggattacaggtgtgagccactgcgcctggcctcaccttgatttttaaaaatccaataagAACCTGTGCTTCCTGTCACACCCAGCCCTGTGGTCCCCTGGCTGTGGTTGGGGTTATCGCCTCTCCCAC
This window of the Rhinopithecus roxellana isolate Shanxi Qingling chromosome 13, ASM756505v1, whole genome shotgun sequence genome carries:
- the ICOSLG gene encoding ICOS ligand isoform X1; translation: MRLGSPGLLLLLFSSLRADPQEKEVRAMVGSDVELSCACPEGSHFDLNDVYVYWQTSESKTVVTYHIPQNSSLDNVDSHYRNRALMSPAGMRQGDFSLRLFNVTPQDEQKFHCLVLSQSLGFQEVLSVVVTLHVAANFSVPVVSTPHSPSQDELTFTCTSINGYPRPNVYWINKTDNSLLDQALQNDTVFLNTRGLYDVVSVLRIARTPSVNIGCCIENVLLRQNLTVGSQTGNNIGERDKITENPVRTREKTEVTWSVLGVLCLLVAVAVAIGWVCRDRWLRRSYAGVWAVRPEPELTGHV
- the ICOSLG gene encoding ICOS ligand isoform X2 — translated: MVGSDVELSCACPEGSHFDLNDVYVYWQTSESKTVVTYHIPQNSSLDNVDSHYRNRALMSPAGMRQGDFSLRLFNVTPQDEQKFHCLVLSQSLGFQEVLSVVVTLHVAANFSVPVVSTPHSPSQDELTFTCTSINGYPRPNVYWINKTDNSLLDQALQNDTVFLNTRGLYDVVSVLRIARTPSVNIGCCIENVLLRQNLTVGSQTGNNIGERDKITENPVRTREKTEVTWSVLGVLCLLVAVAVAIGWVCRDRWLRRSYAGVWAVRPEPELTGHV